The nucleotide sequence ctccttgaaaattattattatcaactgtttagtataataaggaaatacaggttagtagttaatcacctattataatcaaacttgtagtcacattagatatgttttcaaggtcaaacaaagatatattttagatagacaggtcatcttcaaacacttcagagttctacagattatggcatttaagatgttttaatcacataggttcttttttatgacaatgaaacatgtctgctcctggcagcaccaatctatttcagagaataatgggcatcaaagaaactttacatggagtttattttctttgtggcaaaagtaagccacagGGAAAGAAAAGGTCCTTGACTCTACTGTGGACAGTATGATGTcctaactggacaagcaggacacaaaagaaagtgtctgccaaacattgtcaagacaaggagagACAGCCTATCAGAATATCCGGCCTCACAGATAAGTCTGTctgatattctaggcctgtaggctaaagatgaataccccaacattgcagagaaactttgggtgactatccaagcagccagctgtttctgtcatttctcacattttttttggaagttgcttactcacacttcctgcttattcagttaatattatttctttcttgggacTCTGAGGGAATTGAAaactagataattatagttatagttttgcttgtttaccagatgcagaaagcaagtgatgatagaaagtaaaaaagactttggactcacaagataggatagatatggagtgttttctctgaatttgtcaaatgcaaatgaactagatATTGTTGATACATTTATTGccagtatatattgtatatagttattgtacttactgtatgtagtttttcttatattagttatagccttctttttattttagagtaAAAAGGGAAATATAGTGGtacattatttgtgttttaataaataaagcctgtctGAATATCAGAGGCAAAGCAGACAtattagtcagccatacaggccagagAGTGGGGggacacacttttaattccagaatttaggaaacagaggcagagagatctctggtagttcaaggttaccctgggctacacaagattgaatctgccTAAAAGAGAAATAGGGCTCAGCTGTGtaatggtgtcacacacttttaatcccagcactggagaggaagaggcaggcagatctctataaattcaaggccagactggtctacaagagctagtttccaggacagattcaaaagctacagagaactctgtctcaaagacagagagagagagagagagacagagagagagagagagacagagacagagacacaaagacagagagagaaacagggctCACACAAAAATGAGCCCAGCAATTGGGattatatacctttaatcccagcattagggaggtagagacaggggcaatatggctgggcagagagaggaatataagggggAAGAGACAAGAACTCAGTGGAGTATGAACTAGGGGATGTGAACTCTTCAGAATTCATGGAAAAAGGATCTCACCCATTTTTTggtctgaggaagaggaagagccagtgcctggctgccttgcttttctaatcttcaggttgaaccccaatatctgtctctgggttattATTCATGGTatactcctctccctccctctgctccccacctccactctcccttccttcctttcttgttcagcTTGATATCAACAAGTTTCTAAACACAATTGCtcatacaattaaaaatgggcaAGGTTACATGATGAAGGGTCTCTGGCACTCAACGAGTTCTCAGGGGTATAAGAAGCCTGTGGTGGTTTGTCACCTTGGGCATGGAGCATCACAGAGCAATGGGAGCCTGAAAGCCCAGACAAAGGCTCCACCACTTGCCCTGTATCTCAGAGATTCTTAATCTGCAACTGGCTGCCTTGGGTTTTCAGGTGGAGGAGGGATTTCCAGGAACCCATGCCCTCCAGTTTTTGGGGAGCTACCTATGTAGGAGTGTCTAGGGAAATCACCCTATTCCTTTGAGCACCACCTTTCCAGAATTTAGGCAGCATTAGCTTAGAAATTAATGGAGTATGAGATAGTTCTCCTAGAACTGGTTTTGTGACCCATATTTTTCCAGAGCAGTTTTTAATGGCTATCTCACTCTCAACAATGACCTCATACCTAGAACTGGCAAATTAGATACCATTCATGTCTCTTTGGCTCTCATATCCTTTTGGCTTGTTTGTCTGCTCAttctcttgcttgcttgcttacttgctGCAACTTGCATCCCACAGCGGTATACCTGAATCTGTGCCTGTACCtatctttttatctattttttttctggctgcttTTTCTAAACTTCCTAGCCAACATCCTAAGCCCTCCTCATTCTCTGTTTAACCGTATCTAGTCATGCATTCCTTCATGTCTTCTTCTTGCATCCCTTTTCTCCACACCACTGGCTTTCTAAACTTGGGATTGTTGTACAGATAGTTTACTTATATCTCATGCCCTCCACTGATGTGGTatgcccctctgtgtgctgtgaataccattggttaataaagaaactgtcttaggcagAATATAcataggtagggaaaactaaactgaatgctgggagaaagaaggcagaggaagagaagccatggagccactgccagagacaaacatgccgaatctttgccggtaagccacagccatgtggcaatacatagattaatggagatgggttaaattaagatgtaagagttagccaataaaaaagctagagctaatgggtcaaatacagtttctttgtggttattttgggagtctgggcaactgggaaatgaacaagcagcctcataaAACAAATTGACACACCAACATGGTTGActaaatccatataaaacctaagaaagcttggaaagaaattctagacactaaaaaacaaagtttagccacatttttttcccagatgggctctgcttgctgcaGCTCTCTTAAGAGAGgccttcctgattcagcaatGTCTTTAACAGTGGCTTCCTGgtccatgctgccagcacaaactctggttCTTTTGGGGGGGTTGATGCCTGCCACCACTACGAGTCCAGATGCTTATGTGTCCACTtggggtcaggaggaaagtagctgagatgATGTCCAGGCTCAGCACTCCCCTCCTGGGCAGTCAGCAGGATTGAGTCTGCTAGGAGTGCACAGACCAAAAAGCATAGCAGATTCTCGCTGCCATGCACAGAGATAAATCGAGGCCATGCAGTGTGCTGCATGGcaaatttagcttttactcagataaaaagggtttatatgctgcacagtgctacccagagttgaggtTGTAAGGATGGTTCACACCCAGCGATCCTAGAACCTGCAGTAAACTACCCCCACCATATTTAAAGTCTGAAAAAGGCAAAGCCAGCACCCAAGACCGCTGAGACtatgctgcttagcattttaaaaagtactcttggaaagaaaatgatttcagatacacaataggacagattcagacataaaagacctctaaacaagacactgTGTGTTTGAAAAATGCATAtaagcttgggaaagagaagaaaaagagtaaagagacagtaaatgtactataaaagagtacaggcagtcatagattaaaggaataaagataataaaataaatattaaattgtagaaaaagtaatagagtaaaattaataagccatgtaaagatggaaaattcacagagtctggattatgtatattattgtgttttctttaaattttttgactgttaaagAGCTACATAAcaagagatatttcattgtatgggctgttaagctaaaccagcatacatactttaaaggtatcttaatttcaaaatttgggtcaaAGAAtgtgttgctttgtaaaagaggttcttttgtttctgcagaagatgagaacctgtggaatccttctagactaatgtggtttaatggaccaagatcccctgaaaagtCACCTtcaacacccctcaaaaaatactttgcccaataaacagcaagaagcagtttgaagagaactacacCTAtatccctaaatgattgtttacaaatgtttatttacatttaaagaggcaTATGCTATGAGAtctgcattgatatggatcttggtttattgatacagatttaaggtcaattttgttatactgtgtatatgtatttctgttcttgattaaggtgtcgTGTTTgtgtaatcatttaaaaatgtaatgtataattaagaaatataagtttgatggaggaaggtcattggccaATAAAGGAACTACCCTGgaccattttattggttaggacataggtaggtggagtaaacagaacagaatgctgggaggaagaggaagtgaggtcagactcgatagctctcctctccagagcagacgcctcagagagacgccatgcccggCTCCCGGGCAgagacacgcgatgaagctccaacctagaatcttcccggtaagaccggtgctcactaagaccagtgctcacagattattagagatgggttgatcgggatatcagaattagccagtaagggctagagcagaatgggccaaacagtgattaaaagaatacagtgtccgtgtaattatttcggggcaaaagctagccgagcaggcggctggggtgttggggacgcagccccgccgccactccttattactacataagttaatagataatcatctataatagtcaagcttgtagtcatgttagttaggttttctagttatatagagatatatttcagttagataggtattcttcaaatctttcagagaccttcagaatatgtcatttaaaatgttttaaaaacttaggacttttcatgacaattagacacatctgcctctggcagcaccaatctgttTCAAGAGAAAGacgggcattgaagaggctccttatggagttgggtggccatttgggcaagaaactgctcaggcctggactgcttaatggtatgccgaactggacatgcaggacccacagaaaaatgactactaaagaaggtgagacagtccttcagggttcctgcttcatgacaaaatctgccagacattctgtaggacacagaaaaaagtgactgacaaaatgctaatataggcagaactgtctttaaaatttcctgcttcatggaaaagtctgctggatattatgggcctataggctgatgATGGATGCCCCAATCGTACAGAAGACcttcgggtgactgtccaggcagcaagatgtctctgtcaattctagagttttggaagttgcttacaatgctcttcctgtttacttgggtaatattaaatccttctggagtctttgatggagttgaagaatttatagttatagttttccttagttatgataagagataaagtagatataaatattgtaactgtaattctttcttgatacctgttttgttatatgtaattttactatgttaaagttgaaaccttcctttttatttaaacagaaaagggggggtgatgtgggattcccctctgtatgctgtgaataccatttgttaataaagaaactgtcttaggcctgcacagggcagaatatatgtagatggggaaaactaaactaaatgctgggagaaagaaggtggaagaagagaagccatggagttgccatcagagacagacaccaaatctttgccggtaaaccacagccacgtggcaatacacaggttaatagatatgggttaaattaagatatgaggGTTAgtcaataataagctagagcaagcagtgatttaactaatacagtttctgtgtggttattttgggagtctgggcagccaggaaatgaacaagtagcctcaTACAACACTACATGTCTACAACTCTGAAGATGAAACATGAAAGGAGACCATTGGACTGGACACAGCCAGGAGCAAGGCTGCAGACAGGGTGACTGAAGTCACTTGAACACTTAAAACTAGACTACTCTTAGctgagacatggctcagtgggaaagcacTTGCGTAAAATCCCTCAGTGAGGGGATGAGGGCAGAGAGCAGGGAGGTTCAGCAACAGAGCATCTCCTAGAATGCACCAAGGAGAGGCTGGAGGTGGGGGCTCTTTCAAAGAGAACTTACTTCACACATACTCAGCACTGGCTTCCACCCCTAGCATGAGGATGTGAGAGAAGGGGGACAACTAAAGGTTAAGGAATTCCTTCTAGAAATTCTCTCTAAAAGATGAGAAACCTGAACACAAAGTTTACTCATTTACACAGAGTCCATTCAACTGAATTAAATTTGGTAAGAGGCAGATTCTGTATGGAACAAACTAACCAAACACATCAGGCACTCCAACTACACACTACTTGAGATTATATTCTTCCAGTGAAGAACAAATCTCAGTCACTCACAGAAGTTGACCTACTTCAGGCTGCCAAATACCTCAGCATGGCCAAGCAAGGCGAAAGCAGAGCCTGCACCCATCAAGCTGTATGTTCATGCCCAGCTCCCTTTGGTCTACAGACACCGTGTGCTGACACTGCTGGGTGCTATAACTGAACTTTCTCTGGTTCAAGAGTTTGTCCATCATTAATGGGTTCTTGGCTCAAATAAATGGTAGTAATTTTGATGTCTCTTACAATTTAACTAGAGTATGCAAACAGAGATAAGCATGTCAAGACATGTCCCATCTCCCCAGTACTCACAGCTAAAATCAATGCCTCCCCAGTGATCAAGACCCTACCCAGTTCATAGAAGTGTACAAGACCCTACCCAGTTCATAGAAGTGTACAAGACCCTACCCAGTTCATAGAAGTGTACAAGACCCTACCTAGTTCATAGCAGTGTACAAGACCCTACCTAGTTCATAGAAGTGTACAAGACCCTACCCAGTTCATAGAAGTGTACAAGACCCTACCCAGTTCATAGAAGTGTACAAGACCCTACCTAGTTCATAGAAGTGTACAAGACCCTACCCAGTTCATAGAAGTGTACAAGACCCTACCCAGTTCATAGAAGTGTACAAGACCCTACCCAGTTCATAGCAGTGTACAAGACCCTACCCAGTTCATAGAAGTGTACAAGACCCTACCCAGTTCATAGCAGTGTACAAGACCCTACCCAGTTCATAGAAGTGTACAAGACCCTACCTAGTTCATAGCAGTGTACAAGACCCTACCCAGTTCATAGAAGTGTACAAGACCCTACCCAGTTCATAGAAGTGTACAAGACCCTACCCAGTTCATAGAAGTGTACAAGACCCTACCCAGTTCATAGAAGTGTACAAGACCCTACCTAGTTCATAGCAGTGTACAAGACCCTACCTAGTTCATAGCAGTGTACAAGACCCTACCTAGTTCATAGAAGTGTACAAGACCCTACCCAGTTCATAGAAGTGTACAAGACCCTACCCAGTTCATAGAAGTGTACAAGACCCTACCCAGTTCATAGAAGTGTACAAGACCCTACCCAGTTCATAGCAGTGTACAAGACCCTACCCAGTTCATACAAGTGCTGCTGTTTCTTAAGAAAATGCATTTGCTCAGGTTCACAGGTTTATCAATACCTCCCCAAAGTCCTCCTGAGCAGGGCTCCTTTAGTTCAAGAAGCCCTTAGTGGGACTGTGGCCAGGGTGAAAGTGATGATTCAGGCAGCAGCTAGAATAGACTCAGTAAACCTGGACCTAGTCCTGTGTCCTGGAAAGTGAACCTGCTCTCTAGTGTCTGGGAAATGAAGCACAGGTCCGTCTCACCTGTAGAGAAGGGCATAAAAGCTTCAATTTTCTTCAGAGCCCCATTGGCATCCAGGAAGTGGTCAGGATTGAAGGTATCTGGTTGTTCAAAGTACTGTGGGTCATGAAGAGCTGAACTCAGGATGGGGTACACTTCAGTGTTCTAGGAGACATTGTGAGAGACAAAGATGTTAACATACCCTGACTCCCATCGGCAGACAGTCATATTGCAAGAAGATTATTGATTGCAATAAGAACTAGGGAATGCTGGGAAAATGCAAACAATCTGTTACTAGGATTGAGGGTAATACAAGAGGAGGTTCGAGGCATAGAGATGTAGAGTCTCAGCTGATCTCACCTTGGGGAGGAGGTACCCTCGGAACAAAGTGTCTTTGTTGACTTTGTGTGGCACTCCAATTGGGATAAGATCTGAAAATCTCTGAATCTCGTGGATGACTGCATCCGTGTAAGGCATTTTGGTGCGATCATCAAGGTTGGGTGGGCGGTGTGAGCCAATCACCTGATCGATCTCTTTTTGGACTTTCTCTGCACAGAAAAGGGGAATAGTGGATTTACTTTGCCAGCTTTATAGCAATGATATTTTATTCTATGAGCCAACAGCCCAGGAAAGAGTGCAGCAAGAAGACTCTCCTGAAAAACTCAGTGCACTTGAGGGTACAAAAGACTGTCCTGTTCTTAAGTGACTATCTCTCTGTGCCCATGATTAAAACTATATTAAAGCTCTTCTCCATGAGTCTCAACCCCATTtcagtgggtttttttaaaaaaaaaaagaaaaacatacaacaAAGGCTACTACATAGGGAGACTTTGGAGTAATCTTATTGATGCAAGAATGTAAAGGAGAAAACAGTAAAAATTCTCATCTTTTCAAGGGAATGAATCATttctctagacacacacacacatgcacacatacacacacatatacaaacacacactagtACTTGCATATACGCCAAAACTTTACACGGAATGTTATATTAAGGACTCAAGGCTGTATCCTCAGGAATAATATGGAAAAGTAGGTAGATTAGCAAATGATTCTATCAACAGATACATGCAAAAATGGATACATAAGAAAATCAATGGATCAATTACTTAATAAATGGACATATTCATGAGTTAATGAAACAGACAGACTAAACACTGGATTATGTATTCAACTTGTAAGTCAACAGGTGATTCAAATAGTGGATAAATGAAGAAAGGGATAAGCATGGGAAAGTTCAAAGGCCAGTTAGTGAAAAGATTAAGAAATTAAACCAGTTGATAGAAGAATAGATGTCTGAATAAATCAACGACAATTTATTCAATCCTACAGATCAAAGGAAAAActaagttaattaaaataaatgaatgaaatggcTGGTTGGGTGGTTAAAGGATCAATGAGTACACCAAAAATTAGACAGTGGATTGATACATGGTTGAGTGGGTGGGGtactaggtgtgtgtgtatattattaATAAGTGTTTAGAGGTGGGTAGATAAAAGGATGGTTGAGTAAATAGGTGTTTGGATAAATAGATGCCTAGATGGATGGGAAAATGAATGAAGGGATTGGTAGGTGACAGCTGGCTTGGTGGGTAGATAAATAGGTGACTGAATGAACAGAATAAGTAGATGGATGAAGAGATGCATGGATAGAaagaggaatgaagaaaagaatgtAAAGATAGAGgaagatggatgggtggatgggtgggtgaatggatggatcaATCTTTAAGTGATGAGAGAAAACAATGGAAATGGACCAGCTGAGTATTCATTCACACACCACCCACAGCTCTGCTTTAGGTTAGATGTCGACCAAAGCCTTCAGAGCTCCAGATATAAGAGGCCCATGTCTCTCTCATCTACACAAACCTCCacagccaataggaagctagaagATTCCCCAACTGGTTGTTTGTGGCACACCTGCAACATGGGGGTATTTGAGCATGAGTAGGAAGCCATAGCGGAGAGTGGTGCTGCTGGTCTCGGTGCCAGCAAAGAAGAGAGACAGCACGGAGATCATGAGGTTCTGGTGATGGAACTCTGTGTGTTGGTTGGACTTCTCCTGGTTCcagatgggagagagaagggagggtcaGGGGTGCCTGGAGCCTTGCAGGGAGAGGCACACACATCCTGAGAACTGTCCTCTGTCTCAATATCTAGACCACATGGCATTTCTCAGTCCTTAAAAATACCACTTGATCTctgtctgttctgtcttctctctctactGTGCTCTCTGGTAGTTTATCACGGTTTATCTCCCAGACTCTTAGAACCTCTGTTGTCTTTCCTGCTTTTTTCTTGTGTCCTATGTTTCttcccacccttctttctccctatcacattttctctttcttttccagatGCTTCTGCATCTTCTCCACTCCATTTCCTgtttctcctccccatcctctgcccCCTTTTCCTCCGCTCACATCCTCAGCCTTCACTCTCAGCCATCCCTTCTCATTCACGCAGGACTTACCTTCTCCATGCGTAGAAGGTAGGTATCGATGAAGTCTCTAGGATTGTTGGGGTCCAAGGTTTCCCTGTGCTTCTCCACACTGTGGCCAATGTAGTCGAGAATTTCCTGCAGGTTTTTGGAGACTTGTATGTGTGTACCAGGAAAGTACTTCAGGAAGCCAGAGAAAAGCTCAAACACCTGCAAGAAAGAAGGGTCCAGGAAGTTACTTGGAGCTATCAAGTCTCAAGTAGCAAGCTGTTCCTAGGTCCACACATTCCATGagtccctgccttctctccttctATCCTCACCCCTTCCCTTTTTTATCCTTCCCCACtactttgctcatcttctctgttCCTTTGTTTCCCCTCttatgaacatacacatacagcATACTATCAGTCTGTCTCTCTGGATCTTTCTCCAGTACTTACCTTGtattctctatctctctttcctaatccatcattttgttgttgctgctgctactgttgctgctgttgctgctgttgtttcaaTTGGGGTTTTGTGACTTTCAGACTATCCTCAAACTCAATACTTATCCAAAGGTGACACTGAACTCTGATCTCCCATGTATTGGGATTGCATAGGTGTACCCGCCATACCTGGCTTATTTTGTGTAGACAACCCCCCTGTCCTCGTACCTACAGCCAGAGCCCCGTGTCTTCATTTTCTCAAGGTTGGCTGGTTCTATTTCTGCATCTGGGTCTCTCTACCCTGCTTAAcaacatccctccctccctttgttcATTCctacctccctccatccctccaggcctcagGATCCTTGCCTCTCCatgttgtctctgccttttaacCAGCCCTAAGACACTCCCTTCTTTGCACACAGAgcagctttttttcccctctgccttggatgctcctctcttcccacctACTGACCTGGCTGGAGAATGAGCTGATGAGTGAGAAGCTCTGATAGAACAGGTCCAGCAGGCGCAGGAACTGGCGGTCTTTGTAGTCAAAGCGCTCTCCAAAGACAATGGAGCAGATGATGTTGGCTGTGATGCACTGGAAGAGGAAGGTGGGGTCCAGGGGAGCTCCTGGAGGGTGAGGATGCAGGACAAGAGACATGGCATCAAGAGGAACGTTTGGCCTTGGCTCCATCTCTGTAAAGTTGTCCCCACCACTCACTACTCAAAGAATAACAACAGCTGATACCCCATTTGTACATATGATGCACCAGGTCCTACACTCAAGATTACACACACCATTTTACTTAGTTTCCTCTCAGTATTATACAGAAGATGCAATGCTATTAGTATACACAGAAAAAGTCACTAACTTCAACAAAGGTAACACAACTACTCATGAGTGGGGCCAGGATTCAGACCAGGGAGCTGAGAAGGAGAGCATGTGTAAGTCAGTCTCTACCCTGTACCTCCCCCCGGGCAACATTCTGACTCTGAGCTGAGAGCTAACTCCTACTGGCAGGAACGGTGCAGAGAAGGATTCAGGGGTTGCTTTATGGATTTAGAAGTCTATCATCTACGAGTCTTCCTCCAGGTCTTCTATGATTCTAGGCTCTGTGGTATTCCAAGTACCATcatcgtgtgtttgtgtgtgtgtgtgtgtgtgtgtgtgtgtgtgtgtgtgtgtgtgtaactttcttttctctgcccatGTATGTCTAGCCTCTTTCTTTGGTTCTGCACTCAGGTCCCTGTGTCACCATCTTCCTTGATGTTCATTCTCCAGGACTCACCCTGGGATTTCCTCAGCTCCTCCACCAGACATCGGGCCTCTTCCTGAATCCGCTCCTCCACACTCCGCTTCCCCATTCCAAAATCTCTCATGGTGGCCAGAGAGAATCGCCTAAGGGCCTTCCAGCGTTCCCCATTGGCAAAGATCACACCTAAGAATGTAGGGGAAGGATAAGTGAGTTACAGAAGAAGTTCACAGAGACCTGGGTCCTTTCCCACCCCTTGCCCTTCCTTCTATCagattctcctctctctgtgccCATTCACTATTCCACCTCATCCCAAACCTTGAGACTCCTACCATAATCCTTGAAGATTGGTTGAACCACAGCAATTGTCCCCCGGCCAGAGAAAGCCTCAGCTTGGTCTACCAGAGCTTCCTTTATGGCCTCTGTCCCATACAACATGACCACAGGCCTCGGTCCCAGGTGCACTGTGAACACGTCTCCATATTTTTCTCGAAGCTGCCAAGGATAAAGGCACCAGGGTTGTGGTTAGTCAGTGCAGACGTTGTTGTTACACTGAAAACACCTAGACACAGACGGGTAAATAGTTACCCCTCCGCTGGCCACCTTTCCTCTTCTGAGGACATAGCAATTTCAGGGTTAATCCACCACCACGAAGGTCTGCATTGATGTTGGGTGTTCTGAGCAGTACAGCATTACAGTATAACTGTGCGTGTGGGGCTCGTGCCATAAGCTCAGTACTGGGGGAGTAAATGAGGTGAATTAGGAATTCAAGATCATCTCTGGCTGCTGTTAAGCTGAGCCTGGGGCTacatgaaatcttgtctcaaaaaaataaacatatgggccgggcggtggtggcacacacctttaatcccagcactcgggaggcagaggcaggcggatctctgtgagttcaaggccagcctggtctacaagagctagttccaggacagaaaccaaaagctacagagaaaccgtgtctcaaaaaatcaaataaaaaaataaaaataaaaaataataaaataaacatataaataaaatcaataaaaataaaaatatggtataGGAAAACTGAGAGTGATGAATTGACGCTATAACAGACCCAGCAATAAACT is from Microtus pennsylvanicus isolate mMicPen1 chromosome 1, mMicPen1.hap1, whole genome shotgun sequence and encodes:
- the LOC142841480 gene encoding cytochrome P450 2B1 — its product is MEPSVLLLLALLVGFLLLLIRGHPKARGHLPPGPRPLPLLGNLLQMDRGGLLNSFMQLREKYGDVFTVHLGPRPVVMLYGTEAIKEALVDQAEAFSGRGTIAVVQPIFKDYGVIFANGERWKALRRFSLATMRDFGMGKRSVEERIQEEARCLVEELRKSQGAPLDPTFLFQCITANIICSIVFGERFDYKDRQFLRLLDLFYQSFSLISSFSSQVFELFSGFLKYFPGTHIQVSKNLQEILDYIGHSVEKHRETLDPNNPRDFIDTYLLRMEKEKSNQHTEFHHQNLMISVLSLFFAGTETSSTTLRYGFLLMLKYPHVAEKVQKEIDQVIGSHRPPNLDDRTKMPYTDAVIHEIQRFSDLIPIGVPHKVNKDTLFRGYLLPKNTEVYPILSSALHDPQYFEQPDTFNPDHFLDANGALKKIEAFMPFSTGKRICLGEGIARNELFLFFTTMLQNFSVSSSMAPKDIDLSPKESGFGKVPPTYQIRFLAR